From the Streptomyces nigrescens genome, one window contains:
- a CDS encoding ferredoxin, which yields MKVTVDQDRCVGAGMCAMTAGEVFAQHEDDGLVVLRMTEPPEHLTDHVEEAEQLCPSRAITVEPAAP from the coding sequence GTGAAGGTCACGGTTGATCAGGACCGGTGTGTCGGTGCCGGAATGTGCGCGATGACCGCGGGCGAGGTCTTCGCGCAGCACGAGGACGACGGCCTCGTCGTGCTGCGGATGACCGAGCCGCCCGAGCACCTGACGGACCACGTGGAAGAGGCAGAGCAGCTGTGTCCCTCCCGTGCCATCACGGTGGAGCCCGCTGCCCCCTGA
- a CDS encoding activator-dependent family glycosyltransferase, producing the protein MRVLFAALSERSHLYPMVPLAWAMTAAGHEVRMVNAPSLTGLVTGTGLVSAPVGRDHGLHQAMKLAPETQDQDFANWSRLGPGEVDWPALRDRYESSVRYGFSPYNDPVVDDMAALAQSWQPDLVVRDPLCYAGAIAARACDAVHVRLLWCADVYGRARQTYLGLMGQVPPEERVDPLADWLDERGAPFGVSCDEELIHGQYTLDTTPPSLRPPTTLPSLSMRYVPYNGDAVWWQWLREAPERPRVCLTLGTSNTEAYGGDYVSVSDILGALAPLDIEVVAALLPQQREALADIPANVRAVDDVALHTLLPSCSAVIHHGGWGTYATALINAVPQLTLCTSVADLEWRGRSLERAGAGITVHHSEVTADLVLRHTLQILDDPGFAAAAQRLRDESAAMPSPRDMVATLEQLVAER; encoded by the coding sequence ATGCGCGTGCTGTTCGCCGCACTGTCCGAGAGGTCGCATCTGTATCCCATGGTGCCGCTGGCTTGGGCGATGACCGCGGCAGGGCACGAGGTGCGTATGGTCAACGCCCCGTCCCTCACCGGCCTCGTCACCGGCACCGGTCTGGTCTCGGCTCCCGTAGGCCGCGACCACGGACTGCACCAGGCCATGAAACTGGCCCCCGAGACACAGGACCAGGACTTCGCCAACTGGAGCCGGCTGGGACCGGGGGAGGTGGACTGGCCCGCCCTCCGCGACCGCTACGAGTCCAGCGTCCGCTACGGCTTCTCGCCGTACAACGATCCGGTGGTGGACGACATGGCCGCGCTGGCACAGAGCTGGCAGCCGGATCTGGTCGTCCGGGACCCGCTCTGCTACGCCGGAGCCATCGCCGCCCGCGCCTGCGACGCCGTCCACGTCCGACTGCTGTGGTGCGCCGATGTCTACGGCAGGGCACGTCAGACCTATCTCGGCCTGATGGGCCAGGTCCCGCCCGAAGAGCGGGTGGACCCGCTCGCCGACTGGCTCGACGAGCGTGGCGCGCCCTTCGGCGTCTCCTGCGACGAAGAGCTGATCCACGGCCAGTACACCCTCGACACCACACCGCCGAGCCTGCGGCCGCCCACCACGCTGCCGTCCCTGTCCATGCGCTATGTGCCGTACAACGGGGACGCGGTGTGGTGGCAGTGGCTGCGCGAGGCACCCGAGCGGCCGCGCGTCTGTCTGACCCTCGGCACGAGCAACACCGAGGCCTACGGCGGTGACTATGTCTCCGTCTCCGACATCCTCGGAGCGCTGGCTCCGCTCGACATCGAGGTGGTCGCCGCTCTCCTTCCGCAGCAACGGGAGGCGCTCGCCGACATCCCCGCCAATGTGCGCGCCGTGGACGACGTGGCGCTGCACACCCTGCTGCCCAGCTGCTCGGCCGTTATCCACCACGGCGGTTGGGGAACCTACGCCACCGCCCTGATCAACGCCGTGCCGCAACTCACCCTCTGCACCTCTGTCGCCGACCTGGAGTGGCGGGGCCGGTCCCTGGAGCGCGCCGGCGCGGGGATCACCGTCCACCACAGCGAGGTCACCGCCGACCTGGTGCTCCGTCACACCCTGCAGATCCTCGACGATCCGGGCTTCGCCGCCGCCGCGCAGCGCTTGCGCGACGAGTCGGCGGCGATGCCCAGCCCGCGCGACATGGTCGCCACGCTGGAGCAACTGGTCGCGGAGCGCTGA
- a CDS encoding glucose-1-phosphate thymidylyltransferase, with amino-acid sequence MKALVLSGGAGTRLRPITHTSAKQLVPVANKPILFYVLEAIAETGITEVGMIVGDTGPEIREAVGDGSQFGLQVTYIPQSAPLGLAHAVLIARDFLGDDDFLMYLGDNFISGGITDLVEGFRKERPDAQLVLSRVPDPTAFGVAELDATGRVTGLEEKPQHPKSDLALVGVYLFTPAVHEAVRAIRPSARGELEITDAVQWMVEAGQDIRSGELSGYWRDTGSVVDMLEVNRMLLESQERCIEGSVDEASEILGRVRICPGATVRASRIVGPAVIGSGTVVTESYIGPSTSIAEDCRIHDSELASSIVLRGSSFESVRRVEASLVGRNAHVALAPQRPVAHRLVIGDHAKVHIQS; translated from the coding sequence GTGAAGGCTCTTGTGCTCTCGGGAGGCGCTGGTACGCGCCTGCGGCCCATAACCCACACCTCCGCCAAACAACTCGTCCCGGTCGCCAACAAGCCGATCCTCTTCTACGTGCTGGAGGCCATCGCCGAAACCGGCATCACCGAGGTCGGCATGATCGTCGGTGACACCGGACCGGAGATCCGCGAGGCGGTCGGCGACGGCTCACAGTTCGGCCTCCAGGTGACCTACATTCCGCAGAGCGCCCCGCTCGGCCTCGCCCACGCGGTCCTCATCGCCCGCGACTTCCTGGGCGACGACGACTTCCTGATGTATCTGGGGGACAACTTCATCTCCGGCGGTATCACCGATCTGGTCGAGGGCTTCCGCAAGGAGCGCCCCGACGCCCAGCTCGTGCTCAGCCGGGTCCCGGATCCCACCGCGTTCGGGGTGGCGGAGCTGGACGCCACGGGCCGCGTCACGGGCCTGGAGGAGAAGCCGCAGCACCCCAAGAGCGATCTGGCGCTGGTCGGCGTCTACCTCTTCACCCCCGCGGTGCACGAGGCGGTACGGGCCATCCGGCCGTCCGCACGCGGCGAACTGGAGATCACCGACGCCGTGCAGTGGATGGTCGAGGCGGGCCAGGACATCCGTTCCGGTGAGCTGTCCGGCTACTGGCGGGACACCGGCAGCGTCGTCGACATGCTGGAGGTCAACCGCATGCTTCTGGAGAGCCAGGAACGCTGCATCGAGGGATCGGTGGACGAGGCGAGCGAGATCCTCGGCCGGGTGCGCATCTGCCCCGGCGCGACGGTCCGCGCCTCACGGATCGTCGGGCCCGCCGTGATCGGCTCCGGCACCGTCGTCACCGAGTCCTACATCGGTCCGTCCACCTCCATCGCGGAGGACTGCCGCATCCACGACAGCGAACTGGCCTCCTCGATCGTGCTGCGCGGTTCGTCGTTCGAGAGCGTGCGCCGGGTGGAGGCCTCGCTGGTCGGACGCAACGCCCATGTGGCGCTCGCACCACAGCGTCCGGTGGCCCACCGGCTGGTCATCGGCGACCACGCCAAGGTGCACATCCAGTCCTGA
- the rfbB gene encoding dTDP-glucose 4,6-dehydratase: MSPTRILVTGGAGFIGSHYVRTLLGSFGPGDVHITVLDSLTYAASTANLDEVRQLESFRFVAGDICDEALVDKLIAAHDQVVHFAAESHVDRSILSSAAFVRTNVLGTQVLLDAALRHGLRTFIHVSTDEVYGSIATGSSSETHPVSPNSPYAASKASSDLIALSYHRTHGLDVRVTRCSNNYGHRQFPEKVIPLFVTNLLDGKKVPLYGDGLHVRDWLHIDDHVQGIELVRTAGRPGEVYNIGGGTELSNRELTDLLLESCGAGPEMIEYVVDRKGHDRRYSVDWNKIQTELGYKPAKDFADGLAEAVAWYRDNRDWWEPLKERAELLAQTC, translated from the coding sequence ATGAGCCCCACGAGAATCCTGGTGACCGGCGGCGCCGGCTTCATCGGGTCGCACTACGTCCGCACGCTCCTGGGATCCTTCGGGCCGGGCGATGTCCACATCACCGTGCTCGACAGCCTCACCTACGCGGCCAGCACGGCCAACCTGGACGAGGTCCGGCAGCTGGAAAGCTTCCGCTTCGTCGCCGGCGACATCTGCGACGAGGCACTCGTCGACAAGCTGATCGCCGCACACGACCAGGTCGTCCACTTCGCGGCCGAGTCGCATGTCGACCGCTCCATACTCAGCTCCGCGGCGTTCGTCCGCACCAACGTCCTGGGCACCCAGGTCCTGCTGGATGCCGCGCTCCGGCACGGGCTGCGGACCTTCATCCATGTCTCGACCGACGAGGTCTACGGATCGATCGCCACGGGGTCCTCCTCGGAGACCCATCCGGTCAGCCCCAACTCGCCGTACGCGGCCTCCAAGGCCTCCAGCGATCTGATCGCCCTCTCCTACCACCGCACCCACGGCCTCGATGTGCGGGTCACGCGCTGCTCCAACAACTACGGGCACCGTCAGTTCCCGGAGAAGGTCATCCCGCTGTTCGTCACCAACCTCCTGGACGGCAAGAAGGTCCCGCTGTACGGCGACGGTCTGCACGTCCGCGACTGGCTGCACATCGACGACCATGTCCAGGGCATCGAACTGGTCCGCACCGCCGGCCGCCCGGGCGAGGTCTACAACATCGGCGGAGGCACCGAACTGAGCAACCGGGAACTGACCGATCTGCTGCTGGAGAGCTGCGGGGCAGGGCCGGAGATGATCGAGTACGTCGTCGACCGCAAGGGACACGACCGGCGCTACTCGGTGGACTGGAACAAGATCCAGACCGAGCTGGGCTACAAGCCCGCCAAGGACTTCGCCGACGGCCTGGCCGAGGCGGTCGCCTGGTACCGGGACAACCGTGACTGGTGGGAGCCGCTCAAGGAACGCGCCGAGCTGCTCGCCCAGACATGCTGA